The Malus domestica chromosome 06, GDT2T_hap1 genome has a segment encoding these proteins:
- the LOC103428332 gene encoding lysM domain receptor-like kinase 3, translating into MEMAPLNQKFHFFSILFTTFFYTNVLSDNTIGVYPFPCSTSHHTQTCNSSLYHISKGHQIEEIAIFYSVNPSNIRPIVHDNQHPKDYLVSVPCTCKDIKGTQVYLYDTNYLVKEGDTVGNVASEFYSGQAVKIGEEEQQFIVEKMTTFHLVCGCVEKKSQEVVTYTVQDHDTLSDIENLLSAYESEIQKLNKNFTKSPNFIDVGWVLFVPMELNGFRAQQQGKRLSLAAIIGIVSAVGFLLVATFTIFLLIRYRKGKNTEEDVNPNGKKVSLKQQFFKRQMEETFENERPVIYTMEEIEQATNNFDDTRKIGQGGYGSVYFGLLGELEVAIKKMRSSRSKEFFAELKVLCKIHHNNVVELLGYASGSEHLCLVYEFVRNGSLNDHLHDPLLKGNQPLSWTARAQIALDTARGIEYIHDHTKTRYVHRDIKTSNILLDQGLRAKVADFGLARLVERSNEEDIIATRVVGTPGYIPPESVRELQMTSKTDVYAFGVVVAELITGQRAIFRDNGELKRMKSLISVIYAIFKEEDPEAALEAQIDGNMKGSCPMEEVYKMAKIAWECVSEDPVNRPEMKDIVQTLSQILMSSIEWEASLGGKSQVFSGLLMSGR; encoded by the exons ATGGAAATGGCTCCTTTAAACCAGAAGTTCCATTTTTTCTCAATTCTCTTCACCACTTTCTTCTACACCAATGTTCTCTCAGACAACACTATTGGAGTGTACCCTTTTCCTTGCTCTACTTCTCACCACACCCAGACCTGCAATTCCTCTCTATACCACATCTCAAAAGGCCACCAAATAGAAGAAATAGCCATTTTTTACTCAGTAAACCCATCCAACATCAGGCCAATTGTTCATGACAACCAACACCCAAAAGACTATCTTGTTTCTGTGCCTTGCACTTGTAAGGACATCAAGGGCACCCAAGTTTACCTCTATGATACAAATTACCTAGTTAAAGAAGGAGacactgttggaaatgtggCAAGTGAATTTTACAGTGGGCAGGCAGTGAAAATTGGGGAAGAGGAGCAGCAATTTATTGTGGAGAAAATGACTACTTTTCACCTTGTTTGTGGGTGTGTAGAGAAAAAATCACAGGAGGTTGTGACATACACAGTTCAAGATCATGACACTTTATCAGATATTGAAAATCTTCTATCTGCATATGAGAGTGAGATTcagaaattgaacaaaaacttcACGAAGTCCCCTAATTTTATAGATGTTGGATGGGTTTTGTTTGTGCCAATGGAGCTCAATGGATTTCGAGCCCAACAACAAG GGAAGAGACTCAGTTTGGCTGCAATTATAGGGATAGTGTCAGCTGTTGGGTTTCTTTTGGTGGCCACATTCACCATATTTCTTCTCATAAGATATAGAAAAGGTAAGAACACAGAAGAAGATGTGAACCCAAATGGCAAAAAGGTTTCACTAAAGCAACAGTTTTTCAAAAGGCAAATGGAAG AAACTTTTGAGAATGAAAGGCCAGTTATATATACGATGGAGGAAATCGAGCAGGCTACAAATAACTTTGATGACACCAGGAAGATTGGACAGGGCGGATATGGCAGCGTTTATTTCGGTCTATTAGGAGAACTGGAGGTAGCAATTAAGAAGATGAGATCTAGCAGATCAAAGGAGTTCTTTGCTGAGCTCAAGGTTTTATGCAAGATCCATCATAACAATGtg gTGGAGCTGCTGGGATATGCTAGCGGAAGTGAGCATCTGTGTTTGGTATATGAGTTTGTTCGGAATGGATCCCTCAATGATCATCTTCATGATCCATTGCTGAAAGGAAACCAGCCTCTTTCTTGGACAGCAAGAGCACAAATAGCACTGGATACTGCACGTGGGATCGAGTACATTCATGATCACACCAAGACGCGCTATGTTCATCGTGACATAAAAACCAGCAACATTCTGCTTGATCAAGGACTCAGAGCAAAGGTAGCAGATTTTGGCCTAGCAAGGTTGGTAGAACGGTCTAACGAAGAAGATATCATAGCAACACGTGTGGTTGGAACGCCTGGTTACATTCCTCCTGA ATCTGTGCGTGAGCTACAAATGACATCAAAAACTGATGTTTATGCATTCGGGGTGGTGGTAGCAGAGCTCATAACTGGTCAACGTGCAATTTTTCGTGACAACGGAGAACTGAAAAGAATGAAGTCACTCATCTCAGTT ATATATGCAATTTTCAAAGAAGAAGATCCAGAAGCTGCTTTGGAAGCTCAAATAGATGGTAACATGAAGGGAAGTTGCCCTATGGAAGAAGTCTACAAG ATGGCGAAAATAGCATGGGAGTGTGTGAGTGAAGATCCAGTAAATAGACCGGAGATGAAAGACATTGTGCAAACACTCTCCCAAATATTGATGTCCTCCATAGAATGGGAAGCATCACTTGGAGGGAAGAGCCAGGTCTTCAGTGGCTTACTCATGAGTGGAAGATAA
- the LOC103437689 gene encoding AP-1 complex subunit mu-2-like isoform X1, with protein MAGAASALFLLDIKGRVLIWRDYRGDVPAAQAERFFTKFIEKEGDPQSQDPVVYDNGVSYMFIQHNNIYLMIASRQNCNAASLLLFLHRVIDVFKHYFEELEEESLRDNFVVVYELLDEIMDFGFPQFTEAKILSEFIKTDAYRMEVTQRPPMAVTNAVSWRSEGIRYKKNEVFLDVVESVNILVNSIGQIIRSDVVGALKMRTYLSGMPECKLGLNDRVLLEAQGQTSKGKSIDLDDIKFHQCVRLSRFENDRTISFIPPDGAFDLMTYRLSTQVKPLIWVEAQVENHSRSRIEFTVKARSQYKDRSTATNVEIELPVPADATNPNVRTSIGSAAYAPERDALVWKIKSFPGNKEYMLRSEFTLPSITAEEAVPERRAPIRVKFEIPYFTVSGIQVRYLKIIEKSGYQALPWVRYITMAGEYELRLT; from the exons ATGGCCGGCGCCGCCTCGGCGCTTTTTCTGCTCGACATCAAAGGACGAGTTTTGATTTGGCGCGACTACCGTGGCGATGTCCCTGCTGCTCAGGCCGAACGCTTCTTCACCAAGTTCATCGAAAAAGAG ggcGATCCGCAATCCCAAGATCCAGTGGTGTACGACAATGGAGTCAGCTACATGTTCATACAACACAACAATATCTACTTGATGATTGCGTCGAGGCAGAACTGCAATGCTGCTAGCTTGCTGCTGTTTCTGCACCGCGTAATCGAT gtttttaaGCATTATTTTGAAGAGCTAGAAGAGGAATCGCTAAGAGACAACTTTGTCGTAGTG TACGAGTTACTTGATGAAATTATGGACTTTGGCTTCCCGCAATTCACTGAAGCGAAGATTCTTAGTGAATTTATCAAGACCGATGCTTACAGGATGGAGGTGACACAACGTCCTCCCATGGCCGTTACAAATGCAGTGTCTTGGCGCAGTGAAGGGATACGGTACAAGAAGAACGAA GTCTTTTTGGATGTGGTGGAAAGTGTCAACATACTTGTCAACAGCATCGGGCAAATAATACGGTCAGATGTCGTTGGGGCCCTAAAGATGAGAACATATTTGAG TGGTATGCCCGAGTGTAAGCTTGGACTAAATGATAGAGTGCTGCTAGAAGCGCAAGGTCAAACATCGAAAGGAAAATCCATTGATCTGGATGACATTAAGTTCCATCA GTGTGTGCGTTTGTCTCGATTTGAGAATGACCGGACTATATCGTTCATCCCCCCTGATGGAGCATTTGATCTGATGACATACAGACTCAGTACTCAG GTGAAGCCTCTTATCTGGGTGGAAGCACAAGTTGAAAATCATTCTAGAAGTCGTATTGAATTCACGGTAAAAGCAAGGAGCCAGTATAAGGATCGCAG CACGGCCACAAATGTCGAAATTGAGTTGCCTGTGCCCGCTGATGCTACAAACCCTAATGTCCGGACATCAATAGGATCTGCTGCATATGCTCCTGAAAGAGATGCTTTGGTCTGGAAAATTAAGTCTTTTCCTGGTAATAAG GAATACATGTTGAGATCGGAGTTTACACTTCCTAGTATAACCGCTGAAGAAGCGGTTCCCGAAAGAAGAGCTCCTATTCGGGTGAAGTTTGAGATACCGTATTTTACTGTCTCCGGAATTCAG GTCCGATACCTAAAAATCATTGAGAAAAGTGGGTACCAGGCTCTTCCATGGGTGAGATACATAACAATGGCTGGCGAATACGAACTGAGACTAACGTAA
- the LOC103437689 gene encoding AP-1 complex subunit mu-2-like isoform X2, whose protein sequence is MAGAASALFLLDIKGRVLIWRDYRGDVPAAQAERFFTKFIEKEGDPQSQDPVVYDNGVSYMFIQHNNIYLMIASRQNCNAASLLLFLHRVIDYELLDEIMDFGFPQFTEAKILSEFIKTDAYRMEVTQRPPMAVTNAVSWRSEGIRYKKNEVFLDVVESVNILVNSIGQIIRSDVVGALKMRTYLSGMPECKLGLNDRVLLEAQGQTSKGKSIDLDDIKFHQCVRLSRFENDRTISFIPPDGAFDLMTYRLSTQVKPLIWVEAQVENHSRSRIEFTVKARSQYKDRSTATNVEIELPVPADATNPNVRTSIGSAAYAPERDALVWKIKSFPGNKEYMLRSEFTLPSITAEEAVPERRAPIRVKFEIPYFTVSGIQVRYLKIIEKSGYQALPWVRYITMAGEYELRLT, encoded by the exons ATGGCCGGCGCCGCCTCGGCGCTTTTTCTGCTCGACATCAAAGGACGAGTTTTGATTTGGCGCGACTACCGTGGCGATGTCCCTGCTGCTCAGGCCGAACGCTTCTTCACCAAGTTCATCGAAAAAGAG ggcGATCCGCAATCCCAAGATCCAGTGGTGTACGACAATGGAGTCAGCTACATGTTCATACAACACAACAATATCTACTTGATGATTGCGTCGAGGCAGAACTGCAATGCTGCTAGCTTGCTGCTGTTTCTGCACCGCGTAATCGAT TACGAGTTACTTGATGAAATTATGGACTTTGGCTTCCCGCAATTCACTGAAGCGAAGATTCTTAGTGAATTTATCAAGACCGATGCTTACAGGATGGAGGTGACACAACGTCCTCCCATGGCCGTTACAAATGCAGTGTCTTGGCGCAGTGAAGGGATACGGTACAAGAAGAACGAA GTCTTTTTGGATGTGGTGGAAAGTGTCAACATACTTGTCAACAGCATCGGGCAAATAATACGGTCAGATGTCGTTGGGGCCCTAAAGATGAGAACATATTTGAG TGGTATGCCCGAGTGTAAGCTTGGACTAAATGATAGAGTGCTGCTAGAAGCGCAAGGTCAAACATCGAAAGGAAAATCCATTGATCTGGATGACATTAAGTTCCATCA GTGTGTGCGTTTGTCTCGATTTGAGAATGACCGGACTATATCGTTCATCCCCCCTGATGGAGCATTTGATCTGATGACATACAGACTCAGTACTCAG GTGAAGCCTCTTATCTGGGTGGAAGCACAAGTTGAAAATCATTCTAGAAGTCGTATTGAATTCACGGTAAAAGCAAGGAGCCAGTATAAGGATCGCAG CACGGCCACAAATGTCGAAATTGAGTTGCCTGTGCCCGCTGATGCTACAAACCCTAATGTCCGGACATCAATAGGATCTGCTGCATATGCTCCTGAAAGAGATGCTTTGGTCTGGAAAATTAAGTCTTTTCCTGGTAATAAG GAATACATGTTGAGATCGGAGTTTACACTTCCTAGTATAACCGCTGAAGAAGCGGTTCCCGAAAGAAGAGCTCCTATTCGGGTGAAGTTTGAGATACCGTATTTTACTGTCTCCGGAATTCAG GTCCGATACCTAAAAATCATTGAGAAAAGTGGGTACCAGGCTCTTCCATGGGTGAGATACATAACAATGGCTGGCGAATACGAACTGAGACTAACGTAA